CGTGGTGTAGGTGCTTTGGGTTATACAATTCAGATGCCTGAAGAAGACCGCTTTTTGATGGTTGAAGATGAGATTCGCGGACGTATTGCCACACTTTTGGGTGGACGTTCTGCTGAAGAAATCGTCTTTGGCAAAGTTTCCACGGGTGCTTCTGATGACATTCAAAAAGCGACTGACTTAGCAGAACGGTATATCACTTTGTACGGTATGAGTGATAAACTTGGGCCAGTGGCGTTTGAGAAGATTCAGCAGCAATTTCTCGAAGGTTACAGCAACCCGCGTCGTTCAATTAGTCCAAAAGTGGCTGAGGAAATTGACCGCGAAGTGAAGCAGATAGTAGATAATGCTCACCACATCGCCTTGAGTATTTTGCAAACTAACCGCGACTTGTTAGAAGAGACAGCACAGGAACTTTTGCAAAAAGAGATTTTAGAAGGTTCTCAACTGCGCGAACGTCTCCAGCAAGCCAAAGCACCAGAAGAAATGAATGAATGGTTGCGATCGGGTAAATTGTCGGAAGATAAACCATTGTTGCAATCGATTCTGAATTAGTTAAACTTCAGATGGAATTGAAAAGCGATCGCCCCATTTCTAGAGCGATCGCTTTTTTGATAATCAGTTTAGGCATTTTTAGCAAAACTTTCTTCAATTGGTAGGGCGTACTACAGGAATTAGTTTTCCTTGTAAAGTTTCTTCTGCTGTGACAGTCTCATCTATCCGTGCTGCGAACTGTTCCCAGTTGCGATTGTTAGTGCAAACAATAATACCGAAGTGGTTAGAGTTACGACGATGTAAGCGGATGAAATCATCTCGATTGATAGTTAATATTGAGCGTTCTTGGCTGATGGCAAATGCTAACACTTCCTCATCAGATATAGCTTGATATGCATTGCCTGCTTCCTGAACTGTTAAAACATCATGCCCCAAAGTACGTAATAATTGCACAACTGGAAACGGAAACTGCTCATCTGCGTAAAAGCGTGCCATTGACTAGGCTACCTGATTACGAGCGATCGCAAGTTCGATTTCATCAGGGTGAACTTTTGCATATGCCCAAGCATTAGCTAAGTCAGTAGCAGTAATAGTTGGATAGCTGATCAGAATGTCAGCATCGCTGTATCCAATACTACGAGCTTCCACAAGTACCCACACTGGAATACGAGTATTTGCTATGCGGGCTTCTCCACCACAAACTCTAGGGTTTTTTTCAATTCCTTGCCAATTGCTACCTAGACTTTGAGCCAGTAACTGAATAACCTGCACTTTTTCGCTAGGGCTGAGGGCAAGAAGTTGTTGCTCTAAGTCTTTGAATGTCACGGATATAAATTCTTTAATATTACGGAAGGCTATATTTAAAATTTTATCAGCAACTTATGTCAAACTCAGCCAATTAAAAACTTGTTCTACCGTTAGTTCCAAATTGATACCCTCAAGTATGGGTAATTTATCTGCACCTTCGTATAATTCCACTCGCTGGTTAGGAAATACCCCCAACACGCTTTCATCTTCTGGGTTAATTAACCAGCCTAATTCTGTTCCATTGCGCGAACAATGCAATAATTTAGTCAATACTTGTTTTAACTTTTGGTCTGGGGAAAGAATCTCAATTGCCCAGTCGGGATGAATTTCAAAGCGATTGGCAATTCTGCCGGATGGAGTTTTAGGTATTCTATGCCAGCGAAACACAGCCACATCAGGGACGATAGAAGCACCGCCAAAAGTACAACGTAGTTCTGAAATAGCTATAGCAATTTTCTGATTTCTCGCTGTGCCATTAATAACTTCACACAGAGTTGTCTGAATCAGACCGTGTTCACCTTGAGGCATTGGTTTTTGAATGATTTCCCCATTGATAAAATCTGATGCTGGCTGAGTTTCCGGCAGTTTCAGGAACTCGTTTAAAGTTAGTTGGGGTTGACTAGCGATCGCCATAAGCAAGTCTAATAGAGGGGATGGTTTTATTATGTGCGATCGGCATGAAAACTCACGCCCAGACAAACCTCTCCCTCCCAACCTCCCTCTCCTAAAAGGCGAGGGAGGAGAAACGAAAAATTAGGGCTTTGGCTCCCCTCTCCGCGTCGGAGAGGGGTTGGGGGAGAGGTCAAAACAGCACTTGTAGAACTCACATTTATTGAGTAAATCTTTCACAATCTAAAATCCAAAATCCAAAATCGAAAATCAAATTACTCAGTCAGCTTTAGCTGAGTTTCGCTATTAGCCTCAGAATTAATTCTGAGGCGGTTGTGAGAACTGTGCAAGATATGGATTACTTAAACCCGAAGAACCCCACCCCGCCAAAGCCATGCTTTGTCTCCCTGCCCCTAATCCCCAGAGGGGGCCCCGAGTTCCCCGTTCACGGGGAGGGGTTGGGGGTGGGGTGTAATGACTGTGGGAATCATAACCAATTAACTAGACTTGATATTATTCCCCACTCTAAATTTATCCCTCAACCTGCCGCAGTTCCTCTAATTCCTCTGGCGTGAGGGGATTATTACCTGACTTGAGTGCTTCTATCCAGCGTAGTCTTCGCTGCTTCACATCTTCTGAATAATCAAGTACACCACTGTCTACAGCAGCCTGAAAGTCTGCTAATGCGCCAACCAAGTCGCCTGTAAGTGCTTTAGCCAGCCCCCGACTGTCTAGATAGTCTTTATTATCAGGGTCTAGGCTGACAGCTTTTTCACAGACGGGGAGAACTCCTTTAGCGTGGCCATGTACACTGCCAAACCAGCAGATGCTATGCCAATATTCGGCAGAGTCATTCAAACTAGGTTGATGT
Above is a window of Nostoc sp. UHCC 0702 DNA encoding:
- a CDS encoding DUF5615 family PIN-like protein; amino-acid sequence: MARFYADEQFPFPVVQLLRTLGHDVLTVQEAGNAYQAISDEEVLAFAISQERSILTINRDDFIRLHRRNSNHFGIIVCTNNRNWEQFAARIDETVTAEETLQGKLIPVVRPTN
- a CDS encoding DUF433 domain-containing protein translates to MTFKDLEQQLLALSPSEKVQVIQLLAQSLGSNWQGIEKNPRVCGGEARIANTRIPVWVLVEARSIGYSDADILISYPTITATDLANAWAYAKVHPDEIELAIARNQVA
- a CDS encoding Uma2 family endonuclease, yielding MAIASQPQLTLNEFLKLPETQPASDFINGEIIQKPMPQGEHGLIQTTLCEVINGTARNQKIAIAISELRCTFGGASIVPDVAVFRWHRIPKTPSGRIANRFEIHPDWAIEILSPDQKLKQVLTKLLHCSRNGTELGWLINPEDESVLGVFPNQRVELYEGADKLPILEGINLELTVEQVFNWLSLT